aaaacaaaggaacaaaagctCCTGACAGAAAGAGGCCTGGGATTTTTGAAATTGCAGCTCCTCCCTATCATTTTCTGGCCTCAGAAGAAAGTGTTGTGTGGCACCCAGGTAGGTgcctaaaatgtaaatgtattaaaggCGTTCTTGTTTCCACGGAGGCAAGCGCCCTTTGAATATAACTGGCAGGATAACTGGCAGTCTGCTATGGGTGGAGCTGAATTAAGTTTGGGCCCATCCTGGCTCCACAGTTAACACAGTAAAACCTTGACTAGCCAGAACCCCTGCAGAGAGAGCTGTCCAAAAGCCATGTGTTCAAGAGTGTGCCCGGTTTCCAAAGAGTCTGGGGTAGAGCTCAGTGCACGTGCTCCAGAGTCATTTAGAAGTTCAGACCTCATCCCTGCCAAGTCTTAGCTGAGATCTCAGAAAAGTTACCTACCTTGTGTGGGTGgactcagtctccttatctgtagTTGAGGGTACCACCACTTATTTTTTGCCTTGTTGAGAGGACTAGTGATATTACCTAAGAGTCaacactcttaaaaattttagTCAGTCTGACAGggacatcttttaaaaacatgttacttgcttccttccctgccttcctaAACAGTCAAGGGAACATCATTTAACCTTTTCTTGATGACTCAGGGTCACAGTTACCAGCAAAGCATCAATTATCAAAATAATGATCCCCCCAAGGGCCAAGGCATGCCAAGCCATTCCCCCTAAATAAATGACCCCTGGCTCTTACGCTCATGCTTGCTTTGCATAGTGTCTTGATCTCTGTCCACTCTCAGTGTCAACTCTCAGTTGCACTGTGGTCATTTTTCCTCTCTATGCTGGTCTCTTTACACTCTCCTTTGCTGCTTCCTTTCAGCTGTGGGCTTGGAAATAAGATGACACAACTCCTATATAAGAGTTAaacaggccttccctggtggcacagtggttaagaatccacctgtcaaggcaggggacacaggttcgggccctggtccgggaagatcccacatgccgcggagcaactaagcccatgcgccagaacgactgagcccgcacgccacaggtactgaagcccatgcgcctagcgcccatgctccgcaacgagaagcccgtgcaccgcaacgaagagtagcccccattcactgcaacgagaaagcccgcgctcagcaacaaagatccaaggcagccaaaaataaataaataaaataaatttattttttttaaaaaaagatttaaacaggGCCTTAGGGAGCTGGTGTGAAAAAAATGCAGGAACTTGAGCCCTGGCTGATCTGGAGACCTTCTTGGCTACATGCAGATAAGCAAGGCTACTGGGTGGCCATGTCCTGAATAGGGTAGGAGAGGTGTTATGGGATATTATAGGACATATTACGGGATGAACTATATTCAAGACTATAAGCACACCCTACCATCCACTTTGGACATAACATGCATGGGGGCAAACTCTCAGCAGGCCCGGGAGAACTGGTCCCAGTGACCCCAGGCACCCTTTCACTTGCCCAGGCTGGAGGAATACAGAGCTGCCTGCCCCTGTGCCAGAGTAGCTGACCACAAGTTCAACTTCTTAGAATCTTATACTCTATCCTAGATACTTCCAGACAGGATTAGAACATTTGTGAAGAGCGTGAAAATTTCTCTAATTCCTAAAGGTTCATCACACAGTAGGGTTTTACTTATTCAACACGTATTTATTGGAATCCTACTATGCATCAAGCACTGGGGATGTAGCGATGCACAGGATGGAGACCACAAGAATACtggttctcttttcctttcaataaACACTTGCCATCTATTGGTCAAGAACCTCTGATTtatgtgcacacaaacacacacacacacacacacacacacacacacacacacacacacacagtcttgtGGCCTGGGGAGTAAAGGATATGACTTTTTAAGAGCATCCAGTACCTGTAGGACCCATCTTTCCTCCCGAGATCCCATTACCATAGTGAAATAGACTTCACTCCTGTAGCATCTCTCCCTGCAGTCTCAGCCAAACTCCAGCAACAATCAGAGCAACCTCTAGTACCCTCAAACTCTATCTCCCAAAAGGCTACATGCACAGTTACCACTGTGCCCATCAGTACCTCATTCAGGTCCTGTGGTTGGCCCAGAGTCTGCTCAGCATGAAACAGAATTTGAGAGTCCTTAAAAATCCATTCCTTGAGCTTAAGCCAGGAGGGCTCCCTCCCCAAAGGCCAGCAAGAGAACTATAAAAAGCCCCATTCTCCCTTGCCTGGCATTCCCAGATGGCAACAGCCCACCAAGGGCTAGGCTTGACCCCTACCACTGACTTCTTCTTCTAACTCCATGGAACAAAAACTGGAGCAGATGAGATCACGAAGCCCAGATTGCCCTCAGGGTGGAACCCCAGCACAAGCTCAACATGCCCTGTTGATTACACTTTACACTGTTCTCCATGCTATGTGGGAACAAAGATGACTCAAAGAGAGTCCCTGCCTTCAGAGAACTGCTAATCAAAATAAgaatagaggacttccctggtggcgcagtggttgagagcccgcctgccgatgcaggggacacgggttcgtgccccggtccgggaggatcccacatgccgcggagcggctgggcccgtgagccatggccgctgagcctgcgcatccggagcctgtgctccgcgacgggagaggccacaacagtgagaggcccgcataccgagaaaaaaaaaaaaaaaaatagagcagagaCCCTGTTAACAAGGCCAGCCTTTATCCCAGACAGCCAACACCCAGAGGGCTGCCAGCATCTCTGGATGTACCTCCTCCTTCTGATCACGTTAGTTGACCCTACCCAGTTTTCATTCTCCTCTGACTTGAGGTCACCCAACATCATAAAAATGCCTGAGGCTGTTTGGACCTTCCCAACCACTTCCTCTGAAGCCATATTATCTCTAGCTTTACCTGGTTTCCAGGCACCAACCGGCAAGCCCGGAAAGCTCCTTCACCACAGGGCCCGCGTTGCTGTCCAGCTCAAGCGACAGGGCTCTTAGAGGGAGTGGTCTGCCTGATGACCACTCCCCCAGGACCCGCCCTCCACCACCCATCCCTGCTTCCTGAGCCAGGGCCAGGCCCCCAGGAAACCGCTCACCGCAGCTTTTGACAGCAGGCTTTGAGATCAGGCCCCTCCCTTTAAGGTCCTGGTTCCAGCGGAGAGGGGAAGAGACTCCTCAGACTGCCTGGGTGGAAGCAGCGCAGAGCTGAGCAGAGTCCAGCCAGACTCTGAGCACTCATAGTGCCTGTCCTTTCTGTTACTCAAAATTCTGGTCCATGGTGGACACTTCTTGAAACTTTTTCTGGGGCTGCCTCTAAGCATCCATCAGAATCCTCTTGCACCTCTGCAGGTTCTCCTTAAACAGCTCCACCCACCATCTGCCCAGCtttcccccgcccctccctcgtTTTCAccatccctttctctccctctctgagcgTAATTTATCTACAGGacgttgggggaggggcagatagCGTTTCCAGCTGTGAGGCAGAGTGGAGATGCCAGGAACGAAGGTGTGATTCATCAGGGCTGCTTGGAAGCAAGGGGAATTCCAGAGCAAGGGAGGAGAGTCAGGGCTGCCCCCAGTTCACCCGGTCAGCAGGGGAAGCAGCACACACACCTGGGAGGCCCACATCCTCAACCCCCCAGAATCTAGGATATGGTTGAAAAGTCTCACCAACTAGAAAGTCTGCACTAACTAGGGTTTCTATTTTCACCTGCCTCCAATTCCCCACTTGCCTAATTCTTGAAACGGAAAGCTTTTCATTTAGCAATGGCATTAAATATCTCGGGCTACCCCTGCAGAATTTGGTTggagaaataacaaaataaaagactatCACTTACTGATGACCTCTATAGGCTCTGCTAAGCCTTTAACACACGTTAGCTCATTGTTCAGTCTCACAAAACCATATGTGGTAGGTATGATGACTAACTccattttactggtgagaaaCACAGGCTCAAAGGAGTTTAGCACCGCAGGGCTAGTAAGCTGTCAAGCCCTGTAGTGAGTTGCTTGAACTGGGtttcaagaaaaggaaaccagagaTGAAGGGAAACTCCTCCTTCAGATATTATCAAATAGCCCTTCCTCGGGATGCCCCCCAGGCCACCCCATCTAAAATGCCATCTCACCCCCTCCATGACAATTCACATCCACCTTCCCTATCATATTGCTCTGCTTATCGTTAACTTGCTTTCCACTATGTATCTTGCTTATTGACAGCTTCCCCCCACCAGAAGCCAGCTCCATGAAGTCAATGACTgtcatatattttgttcattgctgtgtcCTCTGCGTCCAGCATTCATATATAGTAGACGCCAAAacaactgttgaatgaatgaatgaatcctttaAAATAGAACTAAGAAGTGTGAGTGTAGGAAGAAAAAGAGCATGATCCATCCATTCAGGGgaggaaagatgagaaaagatGGTGAGAGAATCTGGCCAGGGGCAAGTTGGGGGCTCCAGATGGGACCTACAAGAGGAAATGAAGGTCTGCCAGGTCCCCTGAGGACTCCAGTAAAGCCTTCCTGCTGGCAGTAGTGATTTCCAGCTGCCAGGGCCCCAACCTGAGGGCTTCTGCTGGGGAGGGCGGGCTTGCAACCCTGAAACAAAGGCCTATGGACATGCAGCTGGCCAGAGAGGCAGGACTGAGCAGCGGCCTGAGCCAGAGTGGCAGcctgggatggggagaggggggcGAATGAGGAGCTGAAGACAGCCTTCAGTGCAGCTGCAAAGGCAGCATCCTCCCAATGCCCAGAGTCCCCTCAACCCTCAACACAACAGGGAATAGCTAGTTGGTCTCCCGATTAACCCTCCAAAGTCAGTGCTCAGCCTGGGCTTGTAGCGACCCCCAGACTTGGAACCAGAGCCTTCACAAGGTTCTGAGAGGAGAGTGGAGGTGAAGGGGCAAGCCATACATCTGGAACACAGCTCCTTTTCCCCTCCTGCCCTCGTCATCCCTCAGGCCATGGCCTTTGGCCACCTCCAGGGTAAACACAGTGACCCTGGTATAGCTGTGGATTTGGTAAGGCAAATGTTTACCCTGGAGCTATTACAGGCCAGGGCTGTAAACATCCACCATTGGCTCCTGGTATCTACCATCTCCTTGTGGCACACATGGGATGTATCCAATAAATTGTAAAGCTCTTGAGGGCCCCTCCTAGCCACAGTGAGCCCTTCATTTTGTATAGGAGCTTATGCAGCACTTTCCACGTACGTGGCTTCCTTTGATCCTTACCACAGCCTCTGTGAAGAAAAGCAGGCAAGTCCCCAACTCTACTCATGTGGAAACTGAGTCAGAAAAAAGTATGTGACTTGCTCAGGTCATGCTGGGAAAAGCATGGATTAGACCATGAGGAAGTCTGAGTTCTGGTCCCTGTTTGGCCAGCAGGAGCCAGGCTCCAGTCACGTCACATCTCTGGGCTCTGCTGCCTGCATGTGTAAATGGCACAGGCCCATGGGAGGTGCCTTCCTGCCCAAATGACTCTAGCAATCTTTGATGCCATACAGTAGAGCCAGGACTAAAGCGGAGGCAAAATCCTGTGCTGGGCTCCCATGCCAGCACTCTTCCCACTCTCCCCAATGTGCCACTTCTAATAAAATGCAGTAGAAAAGCCCAAGGCAGCTCTTAAGCAAACCACTTCCTCTGCTTCTAGGACTTGGTTTACTCTACGCAGACTCCCTGTCCCATCCCCAGAGCAAGACATCCAGGGATATAAGGGGTTGCCCAGCCTTCTGGGAAGGGAGTGGGGGCAGCAGAGACAGAGGAGTATTAACAGCAGGAGATGAGATGAGGCATCCCAGGACCACAGGGAAGAGGGTGAACAACAGAGGGAAGGGGTACACATTTTTGGGGTTCTTACTCCCTAGGTTTTCTGCTGGAAATGGTTAGGGTGAAGTCACTCCCAGCTACGTCACTCAGGATTGCATTCCCAGTCCAGCAAAGGCGAGGCTAGAAAGGCACTTGCCTTAAGGGAGGCCGGCAATGTGCTCAGTGGGGAGCCCTCTGTGCTGTCATTACTCTCCCTCATTATTTCTTTGAGCAAGGTTGGTATGACTGAGCTGCGtgcagaggcagggctgaggAGACTCTGGGAACCCCCAGTCCAGGGTTCCCTGTAGGACGATGCAATCCGGATCGCCTCCTGGGGTCCCCAGAACAGGAGACAGGCAAGTGACTTCGAGGGTGAAACTCTCACAGTGGCCGCTATAACAccgccccaccccaggccacacCCCTCCAGCCTCCCACCATTACATTTCCCACTCcgttctttcttttgttttcaaaagcagCTCCAAAGAGTAAAAGTAGCTACCTAAAAACGTCTTGAAATTTTCGAGTTTGCACGCCTCCTCCTAGCGTTCCAAACCAAAGGGCTGCGAATAAGGAGAAAATCAACCAAACCGGTTTCGGGAGTGGGTGAGGTCGAGGGAGGCAGTGGCAGGCAGTGGCTTCTGTGCTTTCGGCTCCCCGACACCCCATTGCTGGCACCCACTCTAATCCCTCCAGGACGCGAGCTGAGATTCCCAGAGCGAGTACTGTGTGACACCAACCCGGAACAGGCTGCTGGCGCCTTTGGGCTCCCGGGGCCAGAGGCTCGGGTCCTTCCCCAAAAGAGTCCACCCCTCCCGGGCCCACAGTCCGAGGCAAGGACCAGCCCTCGGGCAAAAGAGCGCGCAGTGGGCGCGGGTGGGCGCCGCCTCGAGGGCTTCCCGGGTTTCAAACTGCGCCTCTTGGGAGTCACGGGGCGCATTCCCTCCTTTCGTTTCCGGGGTGGGGGCTAAAGGACAGAAAAATGTCTCCTTGCACGAGCCTCCCGCGCTCCAGCCCTCGGCCTGGAGGGTCGCCCTGGGAGGAGCCCACGCGGCCCCGGGCCCGTCTCTGCCGCGCCGAGTCCTCACCCcgcagggggctggggagggtgccCGGGAGGGCGGGGACTTCAAAACCATTCCGCGCACTGCCGCTCGGCCCGCTGCGCCCGCAGAGGACGCGGGGAGAACCAACGGACACTCACCGAGCAGCGGCCGCCCGGCTGGATCCAGAACGCACGGCGCGCGAAGCCACCCAGGTGCCGCCGTAACGCGGGCGCGAGTTTGAATGTCGCTCCGGGAAGGGGCCGAGGCTGCCGGCCGCTCCCGCCCACCGCCAGCCCCTTGGCGGACGGGGCGCGGCCAGCTGCGAGCGCGGTCCCCGGGGACCCCAGCCCGCGCGCGCCTTCCAGCGCCCGGCAGGAAGTCGGGGCCGAGCAGACCGGCAGCAACCGcgggaggggacagggagggcgGACCAGGAATTTTTCCAGTGGGTGGAGACTCGGGCCAGCGACTGGAATCCCGCGATTGGCGGCTCGGCGGGGGACGGGGGCAACCTCGCGGCGCTGCGAGCTGGAACCCGGGGTAAAGGCTGCGGCGGCGGGAGGGGGGCTTGCGCGCCGCTAATGATTAACGCCCGCGGGTGGGGCGAGCGCGCGGCCCCGGCGGTGTCCGCCTGGCCGAACGCTAGCCGCCCCCGAGCAACCTAGATGCGCTAAGACACAAAGACGCaccgggtgggggtgggtggggggaaacACTCACAGTGGTGTCACAGACCTGATATCACTGCCTCCCAAGAGGTCACCGGACGGCCAAAACAGCCCCCATTGTACGGACAGGAAAGGGGGCTTCCAAGTGAGTCCTTAATTGGGGTCGGACTTGGGAGTCCTGATCCTACCAGAGCAGGTAACCTCGGCTTTTCTGAGTCAGAAACTCACGTCTTGAATTCCTCACCGAAATTCGGTTCCCGTGACCCTTTACAGATGTAAATCCAAACCTCCGAGAAGCTGacaagaaagagatgaagaagCCGATAACTTGGAGGGAGTCCACCACGAGACTGTTAGGTGGGAAAAGCAAGAGGCAGAAACCCGTGTAATAAAGGACCCATTTTGGTAAAACGAAGAGAACCTGTCTCCTGTTTTTATGTCTGTATGTAATCATGTGGGTATCGAAAGGTGCACACCTGGAAAGTGAGGGGCTGAGGGCGCGACAGGGACGCTCAATAAGGATCGGCTGCGTTTTGAGCAACAGCATAAACTTTAAAACCCGAAGTAATTCATCAATAAATGTGCGGAAAAAAAGATGCTGtcccaggagacagcatct
This sequence is a window from Physeter macrocephalus isolate SW-GA unplaced genomic scaffold, ASM283717v5 random_142, whole genome shotgun sequence. Protein-coding genes within it:
- the LOC129391829 gene encoding uncharacterized protein, producing MRKSEFWSLFGQQEPGSSHVTSLGSAACMCKWHRPMGDSQSEYCVTPTRNRLLAPLGSRGQRLGSFPKRVHPSRAHSPRQGPALGQKSAQWARVGAASRASRVSNCASWESRGAFPPFVSGVGAKGQKNVSLHEPPALQPSAWRVALGGAHAAPGPSLPRRVLTPQGAGEGAREGGDFKTIPRTAARPAAPAEDAGRTNGHSPSSGRPAGSRTHGARSHPDVNPNLREADKKEMKKPITWRESTTRLLGGKSKRQKPV